The Candidatus Zixiibacteriota bacterium genome window below encodes:
- a CDS encoding cytochrome c oxidase subunit 3 family protein, with protein MEHSDKHTPHLAHHFGEMEQQRESAKLGMWIFLLTEILLFGGLFTAYAIYRAWNPDMFYNAHKHLNIYLGSINTIVLISSSVTMALSIRSMQLNNKKRTMAFLVATLLMAGVFLVIKYFEYHHKFELGQLPGKYYTYAGIEGTNPHIFFSIYFMMTGLHGIHVIAGMGLITWMLRKTMKNTFSPEYYTPLEMTGLYWHLVDMIWIFLFPLLYLVG; from the coding sequence ATGGAGCATTCAGACAAACATACCCCTCATCTGGCGCATCATTTCGGCGAGATGGAACAGCAGCGCGAGTCGGCCAAACTGGGCATGTGGATATTCCTTTTGACCGAAATCCTTCTTTTCGGAGGGCTCTTTACCGCCTACGCCATATATCGCGCCTGGAATCCGGATATGTTTTATAATGCGCACAAGCATCTCAACATTTACCTGGGAAGCATTAATACAATTGTTCTTATCTCAAGCTCGGTTACCATGGCGCTTTCGATTCGGTCGATGCAGCTGAATAATAAAAAACGCACCATGGCTTTTCTGGTCGCGACGCTGCTCATGGCGGGGGTTTTTCTGGTGATCAAGTATTTTGAGTATCATCACAAATTTGAACTGGGGCAGCTTCCGGGGAAATATTACACTTATGCCGGGATTGAGGGAACCAATCCACACATATTTTTCAGCATTTACTTCATGATGACCGGGCTGCATGGTATTCATGTTATCGCCGGAATGGGACTCATAACCTGGATGCTGCGAAAAACCATGAAGAATACTTTTTCCCCGGAGTATTATACGCCTTTGGAAATGACCGGTCTCTATTGGCATCTTGTCGATATGATATGGATATTTTTATTTCCACTGCTTTACCTGGTAGGATAG
- a CDS encoding cytochrome C oxidase subunit IV family protein, translating to MAKETTHNIPHIVPLRIYLAVGAALLILTGVTVTVSLIPLGGWNVVAALTVAAIKALLVAFFFMHLLYDKKIFLVIFTMAVIILAIFITLTMFDTMERGRTNPEGARPFKDKAIIYEEKKAPIQKPDSTGETFEKGR from the coding sequence ATGGCTAAGGAAACAACGCATAATATTCCACATATTGTTCCGCTACGGATTTATCTGGCTGTCGGAGCGGCCTTATTGATTCTGACCGGAGTGACGGTCACGGTATCTCTTATTCCGTTGGGAGGTTGGAACGTTGTGGCGGCGCTGACAGTGGCCGCGATTAAGGCGCTTCTGGTGGCTTTCTTTTTTATGCACCTTCTGTATGACAAAAAGATATTTCTGGTCATCTTTACGATGGCCGTCATCATTCTGGCTATTTTTATCACACTGACGATGTTTGATACCATGGAGAGAGGCCGGACGAATCCTGAAGGGGCCAGACCGTTCAAGGACAAGGCCATAATTTATGAGGAGAAAAAGGCTCCAATTCAAAAACCTGACTCAACCGGGGAAACATTCGAGAAGGGCCGATAG
- the ctaD gene encoding cytochrome c oxidase subunit I yields the protein METLSERNYLNEPRGWKSWIFTLDHKRIGVMYLIAIMASFLLGGVFAMLIRMELLHFGGKHLMGAQTYNQVFTLHGAIMIFLFIIPSIPAALGNFVLPQMLGAKDVAFPRLNLASFYIYVFGALFAVYSMSTGAVDTGWTFYTPYSTTTNTSVISMTLGVLILGFSSIFTGINFIVTVHKLRLPGMTWYKMPLFVWSLYATAIIQVLATPILGITLILLMLERTFGIGIFDPAMGGDPVLYQHFFWFYSHPAVYIMILPAMGIISELIPVFSRRKIFGYKAIAFSSLAIAFVSFLVWGHHMFVSGQSQYAAMIFSFLTFLVAIPSGIKIFNWLATLYKGSISLAVPMLYSLSFLFLFTIGGLTGMFLGALATDVHLHDTYFVVAHFHYVMMGGTVMAFLGGLHYWWPKIWGRMYSEFWARISAVLVFLGFNITFFTQFILGAKGMPRRYYNYLDQYQPLHAYSTYGSWILALGFIIMAVYLIHSLVKGRRAPDNPWQSLGLEWTNSSPPPPENFTVTPKLTHGPYDYDKIVSGDSTG from the coding sequence ATGGAAACTTTATCTGAAAGAAATTATCTGAATGAGCCCCGGGGATGGAAATCCTGGATTTTCACTCTGGATCATAAACGTATCGGGGTGATGTATCTGATCGCCATAATGGCCTCCTTTCTGCTGGGGGGCGTTTTTGCCATGCTCATCCGCATGGAACTACTGCATTTCGGCGGAAAGCATTTGATGGGCGCGCAGACTTACAATCAGGTCTTCACGCTGCATGGCGCCATAATGATATTTTTATTTATCATTCCCTCAATTCCGGCCGCCTTGGGTAATTTTGTCCTGCCGCAGATGCTGGGCGCCAAAGATGTTGCTTTCCCCCGTCTGAATCTGGCCAGCTTCTATATCTACGTCTTTGGGGCTCTCTTTGCAGTATACTCCATGAGCACCGGAGCAGTCGATACTGGCTGGACCTTCTACACACCTTACAGTACCACGACCAACACATCGGTCATTTCGATGACTCTGGGGGTTTTAATTCTCGGCTTTTCCTCGATATTTACGGGAATAAATTTCATTGTGACCGTACATAAGCTTCGTCTTCCGGGTATGACCTGGTACAAGATGCCGCTCTTTGTCTGGTCGCTTTATGCCACCGCTATCATTCAAGTACTGGCGACTCCGATTCTGGGGATTACGCTCATATTGCTAATGCTTGAAAGGACTTTCGGGATCGGCATTTTCGATCCGGCCATGGGCGGCGACCCGGTCTTATATCAGCATTTCTTCTGGTTTTATTCTCATCCCGCCGTCTATATCATGATTCTTCCCGCGATGGGCATAATAAGCGAGCTTATTCCGGTTTTTTCAAGACGGAAGATTTTCGGTTATAAGGCCATTGCCTTTTCCAGCCTGGCCATTGCCTTTGTCAGTTTTCTGGTGTGGGGACATCATATGTTTGTCAGCGGGCAATCGCAATATGCGGCCATGATATTTTCGTTTCTAACCTTTCTGGTGGCAATTCCCTCGGGCATAAAGATTTTTAACTGGCTCGCGACGCTTTACAAGGGTTCCATCAGTCTGGCCGTTCCGATGCTGTATTCTCTATCTTTCCTTTTCCTTTTTACCATCGGCGGGCTGACGGGAATGTTTTTGGGGGCGCTGGCAACCGATGTGCATCTGCATGATACCTATTTCGTGGTAGCTCACTTTCATTATGTTATGATGGGCGGGACGGTGATGGCTTTTCTCGGAGGGCTGCACTACTGGTGGCCCAAAATATGGGGTCGCATGTACAGTGAATTCTGGGCAAGGATTTCGGCTGTCCTTGTTTTTCTTGGATTCAATATCACCTTTTTCACCCAGTTCATTCTCGGCGCCAAAGGAATGCCGCGCCGCTATTATAACTATCTGGATCAGTATCAACCTCTGCATGCTTATTCAACCTACGGTTCATGGATTCTGGCGCTGGGATTTATCATTATGGCTGTATATCTCATACATTCACTGGTAAAAGGGCGCCGCGCTCCCGATAATCCGTGGCAATCATTGGGTCTGGAGTGGACCAACAGTTCGCCGCCGCCACCCGAGAACTTCACGGTGACGCCGAAATTGACTCATGGGCCATACGATTATGACAAGATTGTTTCAGGAGATTCAACAGGCTGA
- a CDS encoding COX15/CtaA family protein codes for MNRFRQLAYFATLATYFVIFMGGLVRVSGAGLGCPDWPKCFGSWFPPTSLSQLPPEIDPSLFNLTLAWIEYINRLGGMVLGIIILIVMVMAIRHFRKIPRIIIPSLVAALLVAFQGWQGGQVVASELRQLYVSIHMGVAFIIVSLMIYITQQAYYLEYPDDEKNSVYPRGIAIYIGFLWILTFMQIILGTEIRSLLEYMPARFPLLPQSSWLGRVGIISYVHTALGIAITVGAWQIAVKIFRESKAVSSLVKQGAAAMVFLAFLQVIIGAVLAIVGLPELLRIFHLWVASLLIGSLLLLYSAFIQYRRSQ; via the coding sequence ATGAATAGATTTCGTCAGCTGGCTTATTTCGCTACCCTCGCCACATATTTTGTCATTTTCATGGGTGGTCTGGTTCGGGTTTCCGGCGCGGGGTTGGGTTGTCCGGATTGGCCCAAATGTTTTGGCAGCTGGTTTCCTCCCACCAGTCTCAGTCAGCTTCCGCCCGAAATTGATCCTTCTCTCTTCAATCTGACTCTGGCCTGGATCGAATATATCAATCGTCTGGGCGGAATGGTACTGGGGATTATTATTCTGATTGTCATGGTTATGGCGATTCGGCACTTTCGAAAGATCCCCCGAATAATCATCCCCTCGCTGGTTGCGGCGTTGCTGGTTGCATTTCAGGGATGGCAGGGGGGGCAGGTAGTGGCCTCGGAATTGCGGCAACTCTATGTGTCGATACATATGGGGGTGGCTTTTATCATCGTCAGCCTTATGATTTATATCACCCAGCAGGCGTACTATCTGGAATACCCGGATGACGAGAAGAATTCCGTTTATCCCAGGGGGATCGCCATCTACATCGGGTTTCTCTGGATATTGACTTTCATGCAGATAATTCTGGGGACAGAGATTCGTTCATTACTTGAGTACATGCCGGCGCGCTTTCCGCTTCTTCCCCAATCCTCGTGGCTGGGCAGGGTCGGGATCATAAGCTATGTACACACGGCATTGGGGATAGCCATAACCGTCGGTGCCTGGCAGATCGCGGTTAAAATATTCAGGGAGAGCAAAGCCGTATCGTCTCTGGTCAAGCAGGGCGCGGCGGCGATGGTATTTCTGGCATTCCTGCAGGTAATAATCGGCGCTGTCCTCGCTATTGTCGGTTTGCCGGAACTGCTGCGTATCTTCCACCTCTGGGTGGCGAGTCTGTTGATAGGGTCGCTGCTTCTGCTTTATTCAGCTTTCATACAGTACAGGAGGTCGCAATGA
- a CDS encoding SCO family protein gives MKRLIWVSAAFFILAVASLLVINQARRSRNEVPVLGQLPDFTFTERSGRPFGLSDMKGKINVVDFIFTRCKGPCPIMATKMGELYKLYEGSNQVQFISISVDPEFDSLTVLQAYAERQGVTDNRWVFLNAVIDSVISLSENGFKIAAEDLPGGHTTRFILVDQKGRIRGYYDGLDDASLGIMKTHIRQLAGETP, from the coding sequence ATGAAAAGATTGATTTGGGTATCGGCTGCTTTCTTCATTCTGGCGGTGGCGTCGCTCTTGGTCATTAATCAGGCGCGGCGGTCGCGCAATGAAGTGCCGGTGTTGGGGCAACTGCCGGATTTTACTTTCACGGAACGTAGCGGCCGGCCGTTTGGTTTAAGCGACATGAAAGGCAAGATCAATGTCGTCGATTTTATATTCACCCGGTGCAAGGGGCCCTGTCCAATCATGGCAACAAAAATGGGGGAATTGTATAAATTATATGAGGGTTCAAATCAGGTGCAGTTCATTTCGATTTCCGTCGATCCCGAATTTGATTCTCTGACAGTTCTTCAGGCCTATGCCGAACGGCAGGGAGTGACCGACAACCGCTGGGTTTTTCTGAACGCGGTAATCGACTCTGTAATTAGCCTGTCGGAAAATGGCTTTAAAATAGCGGCGGAGGATCTTCCCGGAGGGCACACTACCAGATTTATTCTGGTCGATCAAAAGGGAAGAATCCGGGGATATTATGATGGTCTGGATGATGCCAGTCTGGGGATAATGAAAACCCATATCCGCCAGCTCGCCGGGGAAACGCCGTGA